The following proteins are encoded in a genomic region of Sesamum indicum cultivar Zhongzhi No. 13 linkage group LG8, S_indicum_v1.0, whole genome shotgun sequence:
- the LOC105167384 gene encoding uncharacterized protein LOC105167384 translates to MARSNKYTSLNFNGIFEKKLNEKNQPSTNNSSAKSFANQSNTVLSNSRIHGHMLVLSRPAPKPISVPRKPENKDKCSSVSSTLPPDQPQTGSRSDCISLRPQGRTGSGPVLNSSPSPSPVSPSPASVKCDRFVPPHLRPGFVGREENPGSELAKGGSGSFKVKPEFRGHRSGQVQDPGHYGLVTIDRRPKSGGGYEPITRDHELLDLTRPGSTGTRPSSSV, encoded by the coding sequence ATGGCAAGAAGCAACAAATACACCTCCCTCAACTTCAAtggaatttttgaaaaaaagttgAACGAGAAGAATCAACCCTCTACCAATAATTCCTCCGCTAAATCATTTGCAAATCAGAGTAATACTGTTTTATCAAACTCACGCATCCATGGTCACATGCTTGTTTTGAGCCGGCCGGCACCCAAACCAATTTCCGTACCTCGGAAGCCTGAAAACAAGGACAAGTGTTCTTCTGTTTCATCTACCTTGCCCCCAGATCAACCCCAAACCGGTTCCCGGTCGGACTGTATTTCTCTCCGTCCACAAGGCCGCACCGGGTCGGGTCCAGTGCTAAATTCGTCTCCCTCTCCGTCTCCTGTGTCTCCCTCGCCTGCTTCTGTGAAGTGTGATCGGTTCGTTCCGCCGCATCTCAGGCCTGGATTTGTGGGCAGAGAGGAGAATCCTGGATCGGAGCTTGCGAAAGGTGGGTCAGGTAGTTTTAAAGTTAAACCAGAGTTTAGAGGGCATCGATCGGGTCAGGTTCAGGATCCAGGGCATTACGGGCTGGTGACGATCGACAGAAGGCCGAAATCTGGAGGTGGATATGAACCCATAACAAGAGATCATGAGCTGCTGGATCTAACTCGTCCCGGTTCAACTGGGACCCGGCCCAGTTCCAGTGTATGA